The following coding sequences are from one Thamnophis elegans isolate rThaEle1 chromosome 5, rThaEle1.pri, whole genome shotgun sequence window:
- the PTPN1 gene encoding tyrosine-protein phosphatase non-receptor type 1 → MEIEKEFQRLDQEDSWAAIYQEIKHEASDFPCKMAKHPKNKNRNRYRDVSPFDHSRIKLEQGDNDYVNASLIKMVEANRSYILTQGPLPNTCGHFWEMIWEQKSRGVVMLNRVMEKGSIKCAQYWPQKEEKVMFFEDTNFTLTLISEDVKSYYTVRRLELKNLITHETREILHFHYTTWPDFGVPESPASFLNFLFKVRESGSLNPEHGPIVVHCSAGIGRSGTFCLVDTCLLLMDKRKDPSSVDIKQVLLEMRKYRMGLIQTADQLRFSYLAVTEGAKFIMGDSSVQEQWKELSNEDLDPPPEHTPPPPRPPKRTSEMNNGRVHGDMEVSSKHPRAEEEIKCAASALETSVLDGRACSSEQQGMESTSPDSTLRKRTVDASPCNDEMLKPEEEDEESMMTTWKPFLVNICMFTVLTAGAYLCYRVYFH, encoded by the exons GAAATCAAACATGAAGCCAGTGACTTTCCATGTAAAATGGCCAAACATCCGAAAAACAAAAATCGCAACAGGTACAGAGATGTCAGCCCCT TTGACCACAGCCGAATTAAGCTGGAACAAGGTGACAATGATTATGTCAATGCAAGTTTGATAAAAATGGTGGAGGCAAACAGAAGTTATATCCTTACACAG GGACCGCTTCCAAATACTTGTGGTCACTTTTGGGAAATGATTTGGGAACAGAAAAGCCGTGGTGTTGTCATGCTTAACAGAGTGATGGAAAAGGGATCA ATAAAATGTGCACAATATTGGCCACAAAAAGAGGAGAAAgtaatgttttttgaagatacaAACTTCACATTGACCTTAATATCAGAAGATGTAAAATCCTATTATACAGTCCGACGATTAGAACTGAAGAACCTCATA ACACACGAAACACGGGAAATTCTGCATTTTCATTACACAACGTGGCCTGACTTTGGAGTCCCGGAATCTCCAGCTTCATTCCTCAACTTCCTGTTCAAAGTGAGAGAATCGGGGAGCCTGAATCCTGAGCACGGCCCCATTGTAGTGCATTGCAGTGCTGGAATTGGAAGATCAGGAACTTTTTGTCTGGTTGATACTTGTCTTCTCTTG ATGGACAAAAGGAAAGATCCTTCTTCTGTTGACATTAAACAGGTTCTTTTAGAAATGAGGAAATACCGAATGGGGCTTATACAAACAGCAGACCAACTTCGCTTCTCATACTTGGCTGTGACAGAGGGAGCCAAATTTATTATGGGCGATTCTTCAGTACAA GAGCAATGGAAAGAACTCTCTAATGAAGACTTGGATCCACCACCAGAAcatactcctcctcctccaaggccaCCCAAAAGAACCTCTGAAATGAATAATGGAAGGGTGCATGGTGATATGGAAGTTTCTTCAAAGCATCCAAGGGCTGAGGAAGAAATCAAGTGTGCTGCCAGCGCTTTGGAAACCAGTGTTCTGGATGGCAGAGCTTGTTCCTCTGAGCAGCAGGGCATGGAGAG CACCAGCCCAGACAGTACGCTTAGGAAGAGAACTGTTGATGCTTCGCCATGCAATGATGAAATGTTGAAGCCagaagaagaggatgaagagAGCATGATGACAACTTGGAAACCATTCCTGGTCAACATCTGCATGTTCACTGTCCTGACAGCGGGTGCATACCTCTGTTACAGAGTATATTTTCATTGA